The following are encoded in a window of Fulvia fulva chromosome 7, complete sequence genomic DNA:
- a CDS encoding MFS transporter fmqE, with product MYPERIGRRSLWLVGSAVNMAVMAVIGGLGFKQTSATLWAVGILIKNQSIAVLSNSFTTWLFNFTVPYMYNVDSGNLGAKTGLVFAGASVLLLLASYPLIPDLRGLSTVEVDRLYESRVSPRGFQQHRDSGPVA from the exons ATGTATCCCGAGCGCATTGGGCGACGATCACTTTGGCTTGTTGGCAGTGCCGTCAACATGGCGGTCATGGCCGTGATTGGAGGTCTTGGCTTCAAACAGACCAGTGCAACGCTCTGGGCAGTTGGCATCTTGAT CAAGAACCAGTCCATCGCAGTATTGTCGAACTCTTTCACTACCTGGCTCTTCAACTTCACCGTGCCTTATATGTACAACGTCGACAGTGGAAACTTGGGTGCGAAAACGGGTCTCGTGTTCGCAGGTGCCTCGGTGCTGCTGTTGTTAGCCTCGTACCCGTTGATCCCCGACCTGCGCGGCTTGAGCACTGTCGAGGTTGATCGCCTGTATGAAAGCAGAGTCAGTCCAAGAGGGTTTCAGCAGCACCGAGATAGCGGGCCAGTAGCTTAG
- a CDS encoding Cytochrome P450 regulator dap1: MDESSTMSSAEGPAAGVASIASPINLILFSLFLIIAYYRLRPTKTAPTLPAAPPPTVFKVFTPPQLLPYDGNQGMPVYLAVRGKIFDVTLGRNFYGPGGPYQNFAGRDASRGLACGSFDPEMLTEDLNGPLDKLEDLGGEEMEALRGWEERFNEKYLVVGKLVPVGHAEAEPDEKS; this comes from the exons ATGGATGAGA GCAGCACGATGAGTTCAGCCGAAGGGCCAGCAGCAGGAGT GGCCTCAATCGCGTCCCCAATCAATCTGATCCTCTTCTCGCTCTTCCTCATCATCGCCTACTACCGCCTCCGACCGACCAAGACCGCTCCCACTCTCCCCGCGGCGCCTCCGCCGACCGTCTTCAAAGTATTCACACCTCCGCAACTCCTCCCATACGACGGCAACCAGGGCATGCCAGTGTATCTGGCAGTACGCGGCAAGATCTTTGACGTGACACTCGGTCGCAACTTCTACGGACCCGGCGGTCCATATCAGAACTTTGCTGGAAGAGATGCGTCGCGAGGTCTGGCATGTGGTAGCTTCGACCCGGAGATGCTGACGGAGGATTTGAACGGGCCGTTGGATAAGTTGGAGGATCTGGGTGGGGAGGAGATGGAGGCGCTGAGGGGATGGGAGGAGCGGTTCAATGAGAAGTACTTGGTCGTTGGCAAGCTGGTGCCGGTGGGACACGCTGAGGCAGAGCCTGACGAGAAGTCGTAG
- a CDS encoding MFS transporter fmqE yields MASLKHKPSFDDVEKVEELSPSIHDHERDQTVWQAFKGHPRIALFALAACSSGKMFGYDQIVNGASIALPSFILYFGTVSDTTHEPYLPSVWTSLWTAMSALLQALGGISIAPVSDCIGRRWPSIGCCVVSAGGVAIQFASASRGMLLAGKMANGFAIGAGLAVATAWASEISPMRLHGPIQSAIVLSTVLMQAMGLVVLRQNVATIEQKAFRLVFAIQWACPGLTALLFLLVPESPTWLMLRGQPEKAKASVYRLYGSATAESHSGHVERDIREEADTEHATGIGGGR; encoded by the exons ATGGCCTCTTTGAAGCACAAACCTTCTTTTGATGATGTTGAGAAAGTCGAGGAATTATCACCCTCCATCCATGACCACGAGAGGGACCAAACAGTATGGCAAGCGTTTAAGGGCCATCCGAGGATCGCACTCTTCGCTCTGGCAGCATGCAGCTCAGGCAAGATGTTTGGCTACGACCAGATCGTCAACGGGGCATCGATCGCATTGCCATCGTTCATCTTGTACTTTGGCACCGTTAGCGATACAACACATGAGCCGTACCTACCAAGCGTCTGGACTTCACTATGGACGGCGATGTCGGCACTTCTTCAGGCTCTTGGTGGCATTTCCATCGCACCAGTATCTGATTGCATTGGCAGAAGATGGCCTTCCATCGGCTGCTGTGTGGTATCGGCAGGCGGTGTAGCCATCCAATTCGCTTCGGCCTCGCGAGGCATGCTGCTAGCTGGTAAGATGGCGAATGGCTTTGCCATAGGCGCTGGACTTGCCGTGGCTACTGCTTGGGCTTCTGAGATCTCACCAATGCGACTTCACGGTCCCATCCAGTCGGCTATTGTACTGTCGACTGTCCTCATGCAAGCAATGGGTCTTGTGGTTCTGCGGCAGAATGTGGCCACAATCGAGCAAAAGGCTTTCAGGCTTGTCTTCGCCATCCAATGGGCCTGCCCCGGCTTGACTGCACTGCTGTTCTTGCTAGTACCAGAGTCACCGACTTGGCTCATGTTGAGGGGTCAACCCGAGAAGGCCAAGGCATCTGTCTACCGACTCTACGGCAGTGCCACTGCAGAGAGCCATTCCGGACACGTCGAGCGGGATATTCGAGAAGAGGCGGACACTGAACATGCGACTGGCATAGGCGG AGGGCGTTGA